The Methylocella tundrae genome contains the following window.
CATCTGGGCGCGATTCATCTATGGGCCTCTGCTCGACGACCGCGTGCGCACTGTGGCCGATGGCGTCGCCCCGGCGCAATACGGCCGCAAACAGGCCTTTCTCGTGCATCAGGCCCTGAAGAAAAACGGGCCGGTCCGGGTGCCGCGCGAATTCGTCTTCATGGATCGCGCCGCGATCGGCCTCGGCGGCGCCTTTCTGCATCTCGACGCCCGCTTAAACTTCCATCGCATGTTCAATGAGGCGATCGGAGTCTTTTCGGCCGAGGCGTTGCGCGAACGCCAGACAGCCGCCCTCGCCGCCGTCGGGCTCGCGTCGCCGGATTGATCAAAACATCTCTCGGGAGGCCCCTCGCCTTAATGCAAAATTGTCGCGCTTTCCCGCTTGCCCTCTTGCATGGGGAGGGATTCATTGCCAAAGCTTCGTGGCCAAAGCTCATGGCCAAAGCTTCGCGGCCAAAGCTTCGCGGATGTCACATCGGGAGGAGACTGATCAATGACGAACGATCACGCGCAACCCATCAGCACCTCGGGCCTCGATTACGAGGAACATGAAAAAACATATAAAATGTTCTTGCGCCTGCTCACTTTCAGCGGCGCCGGAGTGGCTGGCATCCTTATTTTATTGGCCATCATAGCAGGCTAAGCTTTCCATCCGACCGCCGGCGCCCGCCGGCCGCACTGAGCCTCTGGCCTCCAAAGCTCGATGACAATCGGAGAATTTTATATGCGCATAGCCGTCCAAGCCGAAAACGACGCCATTGAGAGCCGCGTCGCGGCGACCCCCGAGACGGTGAAATCGCTCGCCGCGCTCGGCGCGGAAGTCACGGTCGAGACGGGCGCCGGCCGCAACTCCGCGATATTGGACGAAGCTTACGCCGCCGCCGGAGCGACGATCGCGCCCGACGCCGCCACCGCTGTAAAGGACGCCGACGTCGTGCTTCGGGTGCGCCGGCCGACAGCCGCGGAACTCGCCGGCGTCAAACCCGGCGCCGTCGTCCTCGCCATTCTGGACCCTTACGACCACATTGACGCATTGCAGTCGCTCGCCGGCGCCGGCGTCAGCGCGTTTGCGATGGAGCTGATCCCGCGCATCACGCGGGCTCAAACGATGGACGTGCTGTCGAGCCAGGCCAATCTCGCCGGTTATCGCGCCGTCATCGACGCCGCCTCGGCCTATGAACGCGCCATTCCCATGATGATGACGGCCGCCGGCTCAGTCCAGCCGGCCCGCATCTTCATCATGGGCGTCGGCGTCGCGGGCCTGCAGGCGATCGCGACGGCGCGGCGGATCGGCGGCGTCGTGACGGCGACCGACGTCCGGCCAGCGACCAAAGAGCAAGTGCTCTCGCTCGGCGCGAAATTCATCGCCGTTGAGGACGATGAATTCGCCGCGGCCGAAACCGCGGCCGGCTACGCCAAGCCGATGTCCCCCGAATATCAGGCAAAGCAGGCGGCCCTCACCGCCTCCCATATCGCCAAGCAGGATATTGTCGTCACGACCGCGCTCATTCCCGGACGCGCCGCTCCGATCCTCATCACCGCGGAGATGGTGCGCTCGATGCAGCCGGGCTCGATCATCATCGATCTCGCCGTCGAGCGCGGCGGCAATTGCGAGCTCTCAAGGCCGGGCGAGACCGTCGTCACCGATAATGGCGTCAAGATCATCGGCAATCTGAACGTCGCCGGGCGCGTTCCGGCCACGGCATCGGCGCTTTATGCCCGAAACCTGCTTGCCTTCCTCAAACCCCTGATTGATCCCGAAACGAAAAATCTCGCGATCAACTGGGACGATGAAATCGTCAAGGCGACCGTTCTAACGCGGGAGGGAGCGCTCACGCATCCAAACTTCCAGGCGCCGGCCACAGCGCAGGCGCCCGAGATGCGGGACGACCGCCCTGAATCCTCCGCCCCGACGATCGAGCCGGCCGCTCAGCCCGAGGCCGAGGCTGCGCCCGACGCCTTGGCAGCTCCGGCGGGCGCCGCCAAACCGCGGCAAAGAACGCGATCCGGCAAAGGCGCCAATCAGACCGGGCCGTGACGCCAGAGGTGGGCGGCAAGGGCCGCCAATCAGATAGACCCCGTCAAAATATGACTACCGGAGGGAGAGGCACGGATGGCCAACGAGATCGATCAAGAAGCTCTACAAAGGCTGCATGAGGCTGTCGCGGCGGCGCGCCACGCCGCCGAAAACGCGGAAACCTACGCCGATCAGCTGGCGGGCGGCGCTCATGCCGCGACCGGCGGCGTCATCGATCCGATCGTCTTCCGCCTGGCGATTTTCGCGCTCGCCGTGGTCGTCGGCTATTACGTCGTCTGGTCGGTAAAACCCGCCCTGCATACGCCGCTGATGTCGGTCACCAACGCGATTTCCTCCGTTATCGTCGTCGGAGCGCTGCTGTCGGCGGGCGTCGAGGTCGGCGATCATGCCGGAGAGGGCGCCGGCGCCCTCGCAGCCAAGATTTTCGGTTTCATCGCCCTCGTCCTCGCGTCGGTCAATATCTTCGGCGGCTTTCTTGTCACCGAACGCATGCTCGCGATGTATAAGAAAAAGGGCTGATCGATGAACGCCAATCTCGCGGCCCTGCTCTATCTCGCATCTGGTCTGCTCTTTATTTACGCGCTGCGGGGTCTGTCCTCGCCGGAAACGTCGCGGCGAGGCAATCACGCCGGCATGATCGGCATGGCGATCGCCATTGTCAC
Protein-coding sequences here:
- a CDS encoding aa3-type cytochrome c oxidase subunit IV, which produces MTNDHAQPISTSGLDYEEHEKTYKMFLRLLTFSGAGVAGILILLAIIAG
- a CDS encoding Re/Si-specific NAD(P)(+) transhydrogenase subunit alpha; amino-acid sequence: MRIAVQAENDAIESRVAATPETVKSLAALGAEVTVETGAGRNSAILDEAYAAAGATIAPDAATAVKDADVVLRVRRPTAAELAGVKPGAVVLAILDPYDHIDALQSLAGAGVSAFAMELIPRITRAQTMDVLSSQANLAGYRAVIDAASAYERAIPMMMTAAGSVQPARIFIMGVGVAGLQAIATARRIGGVVTATDVRPATKEQVLSLGAKFIAVEDDEFAAAETAAGYAKPMSPEYQAKQAALTASHIAKQDIVVTTALIPGRAAPILITAEMVRSMQPGSIIIDLAVERGGNCELSRPGETVVTDNGVKIIGNLNVAGRVPATASALYARNLLAFLKPLIDPETKNLAINWDDEIVKATVLTREGALTHPNFQAPATAQAPEMRDDRPESSAPTIEPAAQPEAEAAPDALAAPAGAAKPRQRTRSGKGANQTGP
- a CDS encoding NAD(P) transhydrogenase subunit alpha, whose product is MANEIDQEALQRLHEAVAAARHAAENAETYADQLAGGAHAATGGVIDPIVFRLAIFALAVVVGYYVVWSVKPALHTPLMSVTNAISSVIVVGALLSAGVEVGDHAGEGAGALAAKIFGFIALVLASVNIFGGFLVTERMLAMYKKKG